The proteins below are encoded in one region of Salmo salar unplaced genomic scaffold, Ssal_v3.1, whole genome shotgun sequence:
- the LOC123739081 gene encoding stonustoxin subunit beta-like, with translation MKPGLRKYVCDLTLDLNTVNRHLSLSEENRKVTCRREEQPYPDHPERFEVWGQVLCREGLTGRCYWEVEWSGIMGAAIGVTFKVISRRGRGLDCCLGYNDKSWSLDFSDNRYSAWHNNNPTTIDVPSSSPHRVGVYLDWSAGTLSFYRASSDTLTHLITFTSTFTEPLYPGFRVHYESSVSLK, from the exons atgaaacctggacttagaaaat atgtctgtgatctcacactggacctaaacacagtaaacagacacctctctctgtctgaggagaacagaaaggtgacatgtaggagagaggagcagccgtatcctgatcacccagagagatttgaggtctggggacaggtgctgtgtagagagggtctgactgggcgctgttactgggaggtagagtggagtgggataaTGGGGGCTGCTATAGGAGTGACATTTAAAGtaatcagcaggagaggaagaggtcttgactgttgtcttggatacaatgacaagtcctggagtctggacTTCTCTGACAACAGATACTCTGCCTGGCATAATAATaatcccactaccatagacgtcccctcctccagcccccacagagtaggagtgtatctggactggtcagccggcactctgtccttctatagagcctcctctgacacactgacccacctgatcacattcacctccacattcactgagcccctctatccagggtttagggttCATTATGAatcctcagtgtccctgaaataa